A region from the Salinivibrio kushneri genome encodes:
- a CDS encoding L,D-transpeptidase family protein, which produces MLWALAVPTAFATPYPLPTDGSRLVGYPEAHIVKEGEHLEAIAKHYDVGFLALLALNPGMDPYLPEPGALVRLPNQLLLPSPPHSGIVINLAELRLYYFPEPAARAGGETTDAQRAVHVFPIGIGRVGRETPTMNTYISQKREHPTWTPPQSIREEYKKQRGIILPDVVPAGPNNPLGEHALRLGFGNGEYLIHGTNKSFGIGLRVSAGCIRLRPDDVAWLFEQVDVHTPVRVINQPAKLSVEPDGRVMVEAHRPLSKNEKETKARLSIEPDPQVLAMLARLELSPQRYRAALSVQEGVPIEIATLTPAQLKAWQRLERADVDVKPVRRTKE; this is translated from the coding sequence ATGCTTTGGGCGTTAGCGGTGCCAACAGCGTTTGCCACCCCGTATCCGTTACCCACCGACGGCAGTCGACTGGTTGGCTATCCAGAGGCGCACATCGTCAAAGAGGGCGAGCACTTAGAAGCCATTGCCAAACACTATGATGTGGGGTTTCTAGCGCTTTTAGCGCTCAACCCAGGAATGGATCCCTACTTGCCTGAGCCCGGCGCTTTGGTGCGCTTACCCAATCAGCTCTTGCTGCCCTCACCGCCTCACTCGGGGATCGTGATTAATCTTGCCGAGTTACGCCTTTACTATTTCCCTGAGCCAGCCGCTAGAGCAGGAGGGGAAACAACAGACGCTCAACGTGCTGTTCATGTATTCCCCATCGGGATTGGTAGAGTGGGGCGCGAAACCCCCACCATGAACACCTATATTAGCCAAAAGCGCGAACATCCGACGTGGACGCCACCGCAGAGCATTCGTGAGGAATATAAAAAACAGCGCGGCATCATTTTGCCTGATGTGGTGCCGGCAGGACCAAACAACCCCTTAGGTGAGCATGCGCTAAGGTTGGGCTTCGGTAACGGTGAGTATTTAATTCATGGCACGAATAAGTCGTTTGGTATTGGGCTGCGAGTCAGCGCGGGCTGTATCCGACTTCGTCCTGACGATGTGGCATGGCTGTTTGAGCAAGTGGATGTTCATACTCCCGTGAGGGTGATTAATCAACCCGCGAAGCTAAGCGTTGAGCCTGATGGGCGCGTGATGGTAGAAGCCCATCGTCCTTTGTCAAAAAATGAAAAAGAGACCAAAGCGCGTTTGTCGATTGAGCCTGATCCTCAGGTGTTAGCGATGTTAGCGCGATTGGAATTGTCACCTCAGCGGTACCGAGCGGCGTTATCGGTTCAGGAAGGCGTGCCGATAGAGATCGCGACACTGACCCCAGCACAGTTGAAAGCCTGGCAGCGTCTCGAGCGTGCGGACGTAGATGTCAAGCCAGTGAGGCGAACGAAGGAGTAA
- a CDS encoding polyprenyl-phosphate transporter, translating into MIKNLVSTYLKGMAMGAADVVPGVSGGTIAFITGIYTQLLESIRRITPRLFTLWRKEGFKAVWHHINGTFLCVLLAGILTSIASLAKGISWMLTHHPIPLWSFFFGLIIASALHIAKQLPAPRISPKTVLAALLGIGFAYWITIANPLQLTASPLTVFLAGAIAICAMILPGISGSFILLLLGMYSPILDAVHQTQFGLLGLFAMGAVTGLLTFSHLLSWLLRRYYALTLAFLTGLMLGTLGKIWPWKHTLTWRTNSSGEQVPLMQDNLLPGAYEAIVGHPAQVSLAIIAMIGGFVLVLLLERFSPKQD; encoded by the coding sequence ATGATCAAGAACCTGGTCTCAACTTACCTCAAAGGCATGGCGATGGGGGCTGCAGATGTGGTTCCTGGTGTCTCTGGCGGCACCATCGCATTTATTACTGGTATCTACACGCAGTTACTTGAGAGTATTCGGCGTATCACACCTCGCCTTTTCACACTCTGGCGCAAGGAGGGTTTCAAGGCCGTCTGGCACCATATCAACGGCACCTTTCTTTGTGTGCTCTTAGCCGGCATTCTGACCAGTATTGCCAGTTTGGCCAAAGGGATAAGCTGGATGCTCACCCATCACCCGATCCCACTGTGGTCGTTTTTCTTTGGCTTGATCATCGCTTCAGCGTTGCATATTGCCAAACAATTGCCCGCCCCCAGAATAAGCCCTAAAACCGTTCTCGCGGCACTGCTAGGGATCGGGTTTGCCTACTGGATTACTATTGCGAACCCCTTGCAGCTCACCGCCTCGCCGCTCACCGTCTTTCTCGCCGGCGCCATCGCGATTTGCGCTATGATTTTGCCAGGGATCTCTGGCAGTTTTATTCTGCTGTTGCTGGGAATGTACAGTCCGATCCTAGATGCGGTTCATCAAACGCAGTTTGGCTTACTGGGATTATTTGCGATGGGCGCGGTGACTGGCTTATTGACCTTTTCGCACCTGTTGTCATGGCTGCTGCGCCGCTACTACGCGCTAACGCTCGCGTTTCTGACCGGCCTGATGTTGGGCACGCTAGGTAAAATCTGGCCGTGGAAACACACGCTTACATGGCGTACCAACTCATCCGGTGAGCAAGTGCCTCTGATGCAAGATAACCTTCTACCGGGCGCGTACGAGGCAATCGTGGGACACCCGGCACAAGTTAGCTTGGCCATCATTGCCATGATAGGTGGCTTTGTGCTGGTATTATTGCTGGAGCGTTTCTCGCCTAAGCAGGACTAA
- a CDS encoding SCO family protein — protein MSKKAWLVAIIAVCFGLGARALFDHYQTSQKQAQAGALQSQGQPFNLYNTDDPRPRIVYFGYTHCPDVCPTSLAVLSAALKSLPESTRNAVSPVFITLDPKRDTSEKAAEYAHFFHPAITGVSGSEAQIAQLAKRYGVLYRITELEDSAMDYAVDHSSFFYFLSPNGELVEKVPHTLNPEMLIAAIERVTGQNKE, from the coding sequence ATGAGTAAGAAAGCTTGGCTTGTCGCCATTATTGCCGTTTGTTTTGGCTTGGGTGCCCGCGCGCTATTTGATCACTATCAAACGTCACAAAAGCAGGCACAAGCGGGTGCATTACAATCACAAGGGCAACCGTTTAACCTTTACAATACCGATGACCCACGTCCGCGTATTGTTTACTTCGGTTATACCCATTGTCCTGATGTTTGTCCCACCTCGCTCGCCGTACTATCTGCTGCGTTAAAGTCGCTCCCTGAGTCGACACGAAACGCGGTATCGCCAGTCTTTATCACTCTCGACCCAAAGCGTGATACCAGCGAAAAAGCCGCGGAGTATGCCCATTTTTTCCATCCGGCCATCACCGGCGTCAGTGGTTCAGAAGCACAAATCGCCCAGCTGGCAAAGCGCTACGGAGTTTTATATCGCATCACCGAGCTGGAAGACTCCGCCATGGACTATGCCGTTGACCATAGCTCCTTTTTTTATTTTCTCTCACCGAACGGTGAACTCGTAGAGAAAGTCCCTCACACCTTAAACCCTGAGATGCTGATCGCAGCGATTGAACGGGTGACTGGTCAAAACAAGGAATAA
- a CDS encoding copper chaperone PCu(A)C has translation MTSFKSFIAAIAFMVAPLVHAHGEFFIHDAYARATAPGAPNSAAFMVLDNQSKVLKRVVSASTPAAKRVELHEHAMVDGMMEMRQIAQILVPEGEQVTLKPGGLHVMLFDLTQPLKVGEHISLTLNTADGHSLTKQIPVKSVMDGMQHHSDEGNHHHE, from the coding sequence ATGACATCATTCAAATCTTTTATTGCCGCTATCGCTTTTATGGTTGCTCCATTGGTGCATGCCCATGGTGAGTTTTTTATTCATGATGCCTACGCGCGTGCCACTGCACCTGGCGCACCAAATAGCGCCGCTTTCATGGTGCTCGATAATCAAAGCAAGGTGCTAAAACGGGTGGTGAGTGCGAGTACACCGGCGGCGAAACGGGTAGAGTTGCATGAGCATGCCATGGTAGATGGCATGATGGAAATGCGACAAATTGCGCAAATCCTGGTGCCTGAAGGCGAGCAAGTCACATTAAAGCCAGGAGGCCTGCATGTGATGCTATTTGATCTTACCCAGCCACTCAAAGTAGGCGAGCACATTTCGTTGACCTTAAACACCGCAGACGGTCATTCTCTGACCAAGCAGATCCCAGTAAAATCGGTCATGGATGGTATGCAGCACCATAGCGATGAAGGAAATCATCACCACGAATAG
- a CDS encoding Lpp/OprI family alanine-zipper lipoprotein, whose protein sequence is MKIRPMALAAIASTVLLVGCTSNTALQQSVDDLSAKVDALSNDVSMMKSDVSDTKDTSQMAYDEAKRANKRIDNMAQSYTK, encoded by the coding sequence ATGAAAATCCGTCCAATGGCGCTAGCAGCAATAGCTTCAACCGTGTTGCTCGTCGGCTGTACTAGCAACACCGCACTACAACAAAGTGTTGATGATTTATCCGCGAAAGTCGATGCGCTCTCTAACGACGTTTCTATGATGAAAAGCGACGTGAGTGATACCAAAGATACCTCTCAAATGGCCTATGACGAAGCCAAACGTGCTAACAAGCGCATTGATAATATGGCGCAGTCGTATACCAAGTAG
- the pulA gene encoding pullulanase-type alpha-1,6-glucosidase: MKRTHFLQPLGASVAIATIMALTGCNTDKETKLPPRDIGTTDASVLFADADTLLTHQTNATSLTLYYSADGTMRYNPDTQQVENATASVESTLATQDHWQLSFPHLQDDVKGFDFDFASTDIALKQWLKGQLLAIAKDGDTVLTATDVQPARALDALYAEHAEKLNFGAIPDAGHTEFRLWAPTAQQVSLVPYQSASEEGAPKQRQTPITMDFDAESGSWHVATTALNHGDYYRYQLSVYHPETHRIERLEVTDPYSHSLSTNSSYSQVVDLNAPALKPSGWDTLSTPHSQQNPANSVIYEAHVRDFSALDQSTPPNLRGKYLAFTQNTTEPVKHLTALAQSGVTHLHLLPVFDIASINEDAAQRIDVTDRFSTLCDKAPSLKETPRLASECDNHQTIQAALTDLATQDSADTPYVQTVMAAMRQYDSFNWGYDPFHYTVPEGSYATEPEGTARILEFRKMIMAIKQNIGMNVVMDVVYNHTHQAGLGPYSVLDKVVPWYYQRLNPVTGDVEQSTCCSNTAPEHRMFAKLIDDSIATWVKDYKIDAFRWDLMGHHPLAQIEHTLAVARGINSDVYFYGEGWNFGEVANDRQFVQATQANLAGTGIGSFSDRLRDAVRGGGPFDGGEYLRKNQGFGNGQWVAPNDLQQHSNGERASALHNADLVRLGMAGNLKDFQLQIANGDTVRGDEVDYNGQPAGYAQDAWEVQNYVSKHDNQTLWDNNQYKFPYAMPLATRVRAQAVSLSTALLGQGVPFIHMGSELLRSKSMQRDSYDSGDWYNRVDFSQQTTQWDQGLPREDKDGYNWPMIETVIANHNSEAKPTPQAISNMDSYFNELVALRMSSGLFHLGQGSVINQRVSFHNTGVSQKPGLIVMQIDNSGSLHDSTIDATRDGIIVAINASGTAVNDFDNINATGYQLHSLQANAGNSSIAYSQQAAHITNGKLTVPAWSVAVFEKPHQP, encoded by the coding sequence CAAGATCATTGGCAACTATCATTCCCTCATTTGCAAGACGACGTCAAAGGGTTCGATTTTGACTTTGCTAGCACCGATATTGCCCTGAAGCAATGGCTCAAAGGGCAGCTTCTCGCTATCGCCAAAGACGGTGATACCGTATTAACCGCGACCGATGTGCAACCGGCCCGCGCGCTCGACGCCTTGTATGCCGAACACGCCGAAAAACTTAACTTTGGTGCCATCCCTGACGCTGGACACACTGAGTTTCGTCTATGGGCCCCTACCGCACAGCAAGTCTCGCTGGTGCCTTATCAATCTGCGAGCGAAGAAGGCGCGCCAAAACAGCGCCAAACGCCCATTACAATGGACTTCGACGCCGAGTCAGGAAGCTGGCATGTCGCCACCACGGCGCTGAATCATGGCGACTATTACCGTTATCAACTGTCGGTCTATCACCCTGAAACACATCGCATCGAGCGTCTCGAAGTCACGGACCCTTATTCACATAGCTTGTCGACCAACTCCAGCTATTCACAGGTGGTCGATCTGAATGCGCCTGCGCTTAAACCCAGTGGCTGGGATACGCTGAGTACGCCTCACTCGCAGCAAAATCCCGCCAACAGTGTGATTTATGAGGCGCACGTGCGTGATTTTTCCGCGCTCGATCAATCTACACCACCAAACCTTCGCGGTAAGTACCTGGCTTTTACACAAAACACCACTGAGCCGGTCAAGCATTTAACCGCGCTTGCGCAATCCGGGGTCACCCATTTACATCTGCTCCCCGTGTTTGATATTGCCTCCATCAACGAGGACGCGGCGCAGCGTATCGATGTAACCGACCGCTTCTCCACGCTATGTGACAAAGCCCCCTCACTGAAAGAGACGCCCAGACTGGCCAGTGAGTGCGACAACCATCAAACCATCCAAGCAGCGTTAACGGATTTAGCCACCCAAGACAGTGCAGACACCCCCTATGTGCAAACGGTGATGGCGGCGATGCGTCAGTACGACAGCTTTAACTGGGGTTACGATCCTTTCCATTACACTGTACCCGAAGGCAGTTATGCCACCGAGCCTGAAGGCACCGCGCGTATCCTTGAGTTTCGTAAAATGATCATGGCCATCAAACAGAATATCGGCATGAATGTGGTGATGGACGTGGTCTACAACCACACGCACCAAGCAGGCTTAGGACCCTATTCTGTGCTAGATAAAGTCGTGCCTTGGTATTATCAGCGCCTTAACCCCGTCACTGGTGACGTTGAGCAATCTACTTGCTGCTCCAACACCGCACCTGAGCATCGCATGTTTGCCAAACTGATCGATGACTCGATTGCCACTTGGGTGAAAGACTACAAAATCGATGCCTTCCGTTGGGATTTGATGGGACATCATCCGCTGGCACAGATCGAGCACACACTTGCCGTTGCCCGTGGCATCAACTCAGATGTGTATTTCTATGGTGAAGGCTGGAACTTCGGTGAAGTCGCCAACGATCGCCAGTTTGTCCAAGCCACCCAAGCAAACCTGGCAGGCACAGGTATTGGCTCATTTTCTGACCGACTTCGGGATGCGGTTCGTGGCGGCGGTCCGTTCGATGGCGGCGAGTATCTGCGCAAAAACCAAGGCTTTGGTAATGGTCAATGGGTCGCGCCCAATGATCTGCAACAGCACAGCAACGGGGAAAGAGCCAGTGCCCTGCATAACGCCGATTTAGTCCGTTTGGGTATGGCGGGTAACTTAAAAGATTTTCAGTTACAAATTGCCAATGGAGATACGGTCCGAGGCGACGAGGTCGATTACAACGGTCAACCGGCTGGCTACGCGCAAGATGCTTGGGAGGTTCAAAACTATGTCTCCAAGCACGACAACCAAACTCTGTGGGATAACAATCAATACAAATTCCCTTACGCCATGCCGCTTGCGACACGCGTCCGCGCCCAAGCCGTATCACTCTCCACTGCACTGCTGGGACAAGGGGTGCCTTTTATTCACATGGGCAGCGAACTGCTTCGTTCAAAATCCATGCAGCGTGACTCGTACGACTCGGGCGATTGGTATAATCGCGTCGATTTTAGCCAACAAACCACGCAGTGGGATCAAGGGCTGCCGCGTGAAGATAAAGACGGCTACAACTGGCCGATGATTGAAACCGTGATTGCCAACCACAACAGCGAGGCCAAACCAACACCACAGGCAATCAGCAACATGGACAGCTACTTTAATGAGCTGGTGGCACTACGTATGTCATCAGGGCTGTTTCACTTAGGCCAAGGCAGTGTGATCAACCAACGTGTCAGCTTTCACAACACCGGCGTCTCACAAAAGCCGGGGCTAATTGTGATGCAAATTGATAACAGTGGCAGTCTGCACGACAGCACAATTGATGCAACGCGTGACGGCATTATCGTCGCGATCAATGCCTCGGGCACGGCCGTCAATGACTTTGATAACATCAACGCCACCGGCTATCAGCTTCACAGCTTGCAAGCCAATGCGGGCAACAGCTCGATCGCTTATAGCCAACAGGCCGCTCACATAACCAACGGCAAACTCACCGTACCCGCTTGGTCCGTCGCCGTGTTCGAGAAACCTCACCAACCTTAA
- a CDS encoding PAS domain S-box protein produces MLKDLVVDGRYKKTLDQSIHAIITIDEQNQVIYFNDAAESLWGYQRSEVMGNNVKMLVPSEIRASHDSFIEHHRTTNQDRIVGTSRDVQLERKDGSRVWVNISLNQIKHRGKSTYTAFVHDISAQKQAQEIVNQTLDQALDAVVTIDGNNIVTFANRSAERLWGYTRDEMLGNNVKMLVPEQHRHEHDELVNKNRRTGINKIVGSTREVPVVRKNGEHRWGSFSISKIELDNEIQYTAFVKDVTEEVERREEFKMLSMVADETDNSVIITDADGCTRYVNQGFEKLTGYTMSDMRGKKPGTMLQGPGTDAETVAKISQKLKNREPFYDELLNYNKQGEAYWISVSINPIFDDNGHLSSFISIQADITEAKQRSLEAERRFEAISVSNGIMQWRLDGTPESFNSYMLTRLRADTSTNAQIATNNLKTMLGEQTFQKVIAGSQIKDVLPFKAADGSERRFDTVVAPIFDSEGNPLYLVSYGIDVTNRAQAVEVTEQEMNKVETSSNEIQQIIGVINGLADQTNLLALNAAIEAARAGESGRGFAVVADEVRQLAQRSGESAAEIRRLVDQTNERVRALADALQNLNEEGS; encoded by the coding sequence ATGTTAAAAGATTTGGTCGTTGACGGGCGCTATAAAAAAACGCTGGATCAGTCGATACACGCCATCATCACTATCGATGAGCAAAATCAAGTTATCTACTTCAACGACGCTGCGGAATCACTGTGGGGTTATCAACGTAGTGAAGTAATGGGCAATAACGTGAAAATGCTCGTTCCAAGCGAAATTCGCGCCAGTCATGATAGCTTCATTGAACATCATCGTACCACTAACCAAGATCGTATCGTGGGGACATCTCGCGACGTCCAGCTCGAACGGAAAGACGGCTCACGCGTTTGGGTTAATATCTCACTCAACCAGATTAAACATCGGGGCAAGTCCACTTATACCGCCTTTGTGCACGATATTTCGGCTCAAAAACAAGCCCAAGAAATAGTCAATCAAACGCTCGACCAAGCATTAGATGCCGTGGTGACCATTGACGGTAACAACATTGTTACCTTCGCCAACCGCTCTGCGGAGCGCTTGTGGGGATACACACGTGACGAGATGTTAGGAAACAATGTCAAGATGCTGGTACCAGAGCAACACCGTCATGAGCACGATGAACTGGTCAATAAAAACCGTCGGACAGGCATCAATAAAATAGTGGGTTCAACGCGAGAAGTGCCTGTAGTGCGTAAAAATGGTGAGCACCGTTGGGGCAGCTTTTCTATTTCAAAAATAGAACTCGACAACGAAATCCAATACACCGCATTTGTGAAAGACGTGACAGAAGAAGTAGAGCGTCGAGAAGAATTCAAAATGCTGTCGATGGTAGCGGATGAGACCGATAACTCAGTCATCATCACCGATGCCGACGGCTGTACACGCTATGTAAACCAAGGGTTCGAAAAGCTCACCGGTTACACGATGTCAGACATGCGCGGCAAAAAGCCAGGCACCATGTTGCAAGGGCCAGGCACCGACGCAGAAACGGTCGCAAAAATTTCACAGAAACTAAAAAATCGCGAGCCCTTTTACGACGAACTGCTCAACTATAACAAACAGGGTGAGGCCTATTGGATTTCTGTGTCTATCAATCCGATTTTTGATGACAACGGGCACTTATCTAGCTTTATTTCTATTCAAGCCGATATCACCGAAGCCAAGCAACGCTCATTGGAAGCAGAAAGACGCTTCGAAGCCATCAGTGTTAGTAACGGGATTATGCAATGGCGGCTTGACGGGACACCTGAATCATTTAACTCCTATATGCTCACACGTTTACGCGCTGATACCTCGACCAACGCCCAGATCGCGACTAACAACCTGAAAACAATGCTGGGTGAACAAACCTTCCAAAAAGTGATTGCGGGCTCTCAGATCAAAGACGTCCTTCCTTTTAAAGCCGCCGATGGCAGTGAACGCCGCTTTGACACCGTGGTTGCCCCGATTTTTGATTCAGAAGGCAATCCTTTATACCTCGTCTCCTACGGAATCGATGTCACGAATCGAGCCCAAGCCGTCGAAGTAACGGAACAGGAAATGAATAAAGTGGAAACATCCAGCAATGAAATTCAGCAGATTATTGGCGTTATTAATGGGCTCGCGGATCAAACCAACCTTCTCGCGTTAAATGCCGCCATTGAGGCTGCACGTGCAGGCGAGTCAGGCCGAGGATTTGCCGTCGTTGCAGATGAAGTACGTCAACTGGCTCAGCGCTCGGGAGAGTCTGCAGCAGAGATCCGCCGGCTGGTCGACCAAACCAACGAGCGCGTTCGCGCATTAGCCGATGCGCTTCAAAACCTCAATGAAGAGGGCAGTTAA